The Candidatus Obscuribacterales bacterium genomic interval GAAATGCAGGGTAGAGATGAGTGGGATTCCTGATTAGACGCTCCTCACGCCAGCTTGTCTAGTCCACTGTTACTGATTTGACGGGAGTATTTGAGTGACCCTATCACTACAAACCACACAAGCTACGGGTGAATCACTAATTGCTAGCTTTTTCCAGCAATCGGCTGGGCAATGGCGCTCTGAGCGCCGCTACTACACATTGCCCGATGGCGATGTGAAGGAAATGGTGAGTCTGATTACAGTCCGCTTCTTGACGGCGGGTTGTTCAGAACTGCTGCACCTAGCTCAACTCCATCCAGAGGGCGATCGCCTGAACCTGGCCTGCGGGGCAGAGGTGACCTGGAATAGTACCGATGCCACCACTGGACGCAAGAAATCTAAGGGGACAACCCTGTTTGGCGTGCAGGGTGACATCCTCTATCGAGATCGCGGTTTTGCCACTCCTCATCCCGTAACAGCTCAGTTCTACTTCAACCATCCCACCACCCTCTGCCTGCGCACCGAGTATAACGACTCGGTTTTTGAGGAGGAACTGAAGCTCATTGGTCAGCAATATCGCACCCGCCAAACGATCATCTCTCGGGCGGGTGAGCAGCAGATGATTGGTCAATACCTAGAGCGTCGCATCGGGTAGCGATCGCCCTTGGGGATGCATGAACCTAGCGCGCTGACCCATCTAGGTTGATGCATCCCGGCTTGTTGGTGTATTTACAAACTCGTTGCCACAGCACCGCCCTTGTGCCCGGCGGCCCCACGGAAAACAAGACGCGATCGCCCCCAATCATCGAGACAATCTTGACGCCGCAGACTGGGCAGCTTTGCTCGTTTGGGCTGGACATAGGTTCTCCTCCGTCTATCGCTATGGGTAACGGTGTTAGAGATTTTACGGGTTGATGGAAGCGATCGCTGGATTGTGCTAAGAATTTGTTATTATTGTTGTCGGAATGCTGGTGTAGCTCAGTTGGTAGAGCAGCTGATTTGTAATCAGC includes:
- a CDS encoding phycobiliprotein lyase, whose product is MTLSLQTTQATGESLIASFFQQSAGQWRSERRYYTLPDGDVKEMVSLITVRFLTAGCSELLHLAQLHPEGDRLNLACGAEVTWNSTDATTGRKKSKGTTLFGVQGDILYRDRGFATPHPVTAQFYFNHPTTLCLRTEYNDSVFEEELKLIGQQYRTRQTIISRAGEQQMIGQYLERRIG